A segment of the Poseidonibacter antarcticus genome:
TATACAAATTTAAAGTATAATTCATTTTTTAAAGGATTGTACTTATATGGATGCTTACGAATACTCAGAATTATTAAAATTATTAAATACTAAACTAGAAAATATTAGAAGTATATTAAAACCTGATGCTTTAAATGCTAGAGTTGAAGAAATTATAAAACTAGAATCAGAACAAGACTTTTGGAATGATGTTGAAAATGCTACTAAAATTGGTATTGAAAAAAATAGATTATTATCAAAACTAAGTAAGTTTAATAAAGCAAATGAAGCTTTAAGTGGAACAAACGAACTTTATGAATTAGCACAAGAAGAAAACGATGATGATACTTTTGAAATGCTTCATGAAGAGGCTAAAGAACTTGATGATTTAATAAGATCTACTGAAATTCAAGTAATGCTTTCAAATCCTGATGATATTTCAAATGCAATTGTTACAATTCATCCAGGAGCTGGTGGAACTGAATCACAAGACTGGGCTGCAATGCTTTATAGAATGTATTTAAGATGGGCTGAACGCCAAAACTTTAAGATTGATACACTAGATTATCAACCTGGAGATGAAGCTGGTATCAAAGATGTATCGTTTATCATTAAAGGTGAAAATGCTTATGGTTATTTAAAAGCTGAAAATGGTATCCATAGACTTGTACGAATTTCACCTTTTGATTCAAATGCAAAAAGACATACTTCATTTGCTTCAGTTATGGTAAGTCCTGAAATTGATGATAATATTGATATTGTAGTTGAAGATAAAGATATTAGAATTGATACATACAGATCAAGTGGAGCTGGTGGACAACATGTTAATAAAACTGAATCAGCTATTAGGATTACGCATATTGAAACAAATATAGTAGTTCAATGTCAAAATGATAGATCTCAACACAAAAATAAAGCTAGTGCTTTGAAAATGTTAAAATCACGTCTTTATGAATATGAACTAGCAAAACAACAAGCAGTAAAAGATGGAGTTGAGAAATCAGATAATGGTTGGGGACATCAAATTAGATCTTATGTAATGCAACCATATCAACAAGTAAAAGATACTCGTTCAAACATTGGATACTCAAATGTAGATGCAATTTTAGATGGTGATATTACAAAAATTATAGAAGATGTATTAATAGCAACTGCTAAATAGATAAGACTTATGTTTTATCTATTACAAATAGTTGTATATGGACAATAAACACAAGTGCTTTTTTCTTCACACTTAGAAAAATTAATATCATTTTTTGATAACTCTTTCAAATCATCAAACTTCTTAGTTAATAATTCTAGTTTATTATCAAGTGCTATTTCTTCTATTAATTTAGTATTTGCTAAATCATAATAATAAGCATTTATTTTATCAGTTTTATACATTTCACTCATAGCTAAATAATAGAATTCTAATTGAAAATCTTTTGATTTTTCATAGTTCTTAAAAGTATCAACTTTTAGAGAACTTGATGTTTTATAATCAATTACTTCATATCTATCTTCATATAAATCAACTCTATCAATAACACCTTTTATTTTAATATCATCAAAAGTTATATTAAAATTCTTTTCAAGTTCTATTACTTTTCTATTTTCTAATCTTTTTTTATCGTATAAATAAAAATCATATAGTTTCTTTTTCCATATTTCTAAATCAAGTGCTAAAAATGGATTTGTACTTCTAAATTCTGTGAAAAGATTTTCTATTGTTTTATATGAACTATCATAGTCATAATCTTTATAATATTTTTCAAGAATAGTATGAACAATACTTCCTAATTCAAAAGCTTTAGGTTTTAATGATAGTGTATGTTCATTTATTTTTAAAATATATTGTAAATAAAACTTTCTTTTGCACTCTAGAAATATTTTAAAAGAAGTTGCTGACCATTCAAATTTAGTTAAATCAACTTTTTGGATTATTTCTTCTTCAAAATGTGTGATATTATGATTAAAATATAAAATATGTTTATATAAATTATCACTTCTTTCAGAAGTTATTTTGTTAGGAAATAACTCATTTGCAAATCTTGAAATTTGATTTGTATCAGAGTTAACATAAGAGATAAAAACATTTGAAGAAGAATCAATTAATCTTTTGTAATAATATTTTTGTAAAGATTCTCTATCATAAGAAGTAGGAAGATTTGCCATACTTTTTATTTTAGTTGATAGAAATTTATCTTTTATTGATCTTTTTGGAATAAAGTTTTCATTAAAATCACAAATTATAATAGTATCAAAAGAAACAGCCCTAGTTTCTAATAAACCTAAAACAGTAATTTTCCCAGAATTTACATCATCTAGTGTGATTTTTGATATTTTTTGCAAGAAAATTTTATATAAATCTTTTACTAAAATATTATTTTCATTTGAAAATAAAAGAATATTTAACTTGTAAAGTATTTCATCATATTTTTCTAATATTTCTTTGTTATTTTCATTTTCTCTTATGTAGTTTGTAATTAATTCAAAGTTTTCTTTTGTTGAAACTTTATTCCATAATGTTTTAATAGTATTATCAATTATGTTTTTATCAATTTTTAAATATTTAAGATTACTAGTATGTTTTATTTCATCTTCATTTAGATAAGAGTTAATAGCATAAGCCATTTGATAAAGTTTGTAGTTCTTTATATTTCTTCCCATAGCATAGTTAAAATACTTCTCATTATCAAATAACTGCAACCAAGAAGCAAAACTCTCATCAGGTAATACTAATGCAATACTTGAAGGATTAACGCCATTTTCAATAGCTTTTGTAATACTTGATTTTATATATGCTATTTGATTTATTCTTGAATTGAAACCTTTAATTTCAAGTGAATTTATTTTACTTTTGATTTCATCTTTTGAAATAATTTTTTTATTGCTTAAAGATATATTGTATTTGTAGTTTAACTCTATTTTTTCATTTAGAAAATCAAATACTTCTAATGATTTTTGATTATATTCATTTGAATAAAACTTCACATCTAAGTTTACAAAAGTACTCACTGCTTTTATAATATCAAACTCTACTTTTGTAAAATATCCTTCAAATACTAATTCAATAGAATCAAATCTTTTTAAAAAATCTTTATTTATTTTATAATGCATTGACATATTAACTCTATCAACACAAGAATTTTTATCTAAAATACTTAAATAATTATTTCTTATTTCTTCTAAAATTGATAAGTGTTCTAAAAAATATTCATAAGTATCAGCATCTTTAATACTTTTTATTTCTATTTTTTCACTTGCTAATTCTAAAAAGAATCTATAAATATAATCATTTTGTTTTAAAAATTTTGTAAAATTATCTGAAATTCCAAGTTTATGGATATTTGTATTTTTAATAGAATCTTTTAAGAATAAAAATCTTTGCTCTTCATCAATATATTTTTTATTATCAAAGACAATTGATTTTTTAAAAAATTCATCAATTGTCAATATTGAAGGAAGTAAAGTATTTTCATTCTTTTGTAAAGATATGTAAGATCTAATAGATCTTGAAGTTGGGAAGACTAATAGCTTTTGTTTAAATTGCATTAGTCTTTATATAAATAGAACCTGTTATTCCATCAACTTTAAATGTTCCAGTTATATTCCAATTGTTTTCATCTGTAATTTTGAAACTTGTAACATATTCATTAGATACATTTTTAAAATCTTCATTTTTTAAAAGAATATCAAAATCATTTGAAGAACTCATAGTAATTTTTAATACAATATCAATTGCTTTTTTCTCTTTTGTAACTTTATCCATTACATATAATTTAATATCATTTTGTTTATTATATTTTAATAAATGCTTATGATCTGATATTTTTTCTAATACTCTTTGTGAATATTTAATATCTTCAGTTGTTAAACCAAAAGTCTTATCATTTATTTGAAGATTAAAAATATATTTACTTAAAAAATCTTCATTTGAATCAATAATATCATTATAATTTTCTTCAACATCTTGATAAGATCTTAAAAAACTTTTATCTTCATTTACAGGAAGTTTGATTGCACTATTAACAGTCCATACAATCATAGAAAAAGCAAAAAGAAAGATTCCGATAAAA
Coding sequences within it:
- the prfB gene encoding peptide chain release factor 2; this translates as MDAYEYSELLKLLNTKLENIRSILKPDALNARVEEIIKLESEQDFWNDVENATKIGIEKNRLLSKLSKFNKANEALSGTNELYELAQEENDDDTFEMLHEEAKELDDLIRSTEIQVMLSNPDDISNAIVTIHPGAGGTESQDWAAMLYRMYLRWAERQNFKIDTLDYQPGDEAGIKDVSFIIKGENAYGYLKAENGIHRLVRISPFDSNAKRHTSFASVMVSPEIDDNIDIVVEDKDIRIDTYRSSGAGGQHVNKTESAIRITHIETNIVVQCQNDRSQHKNKASALKMLKSRLYEYELAKQQAVKDGVEKSDNGWGHQIRSYVMQPYQQVKDTRSNIGYSNVDAILDGDITKIIEDVLIATAK
- a CDS encoding PD-(D/E)XK nuclease family protein — translated: MQFKQKLLVFPTSRSIRSYISLQKNENTLLPSILTIDEFFKKSIVFDNKKYIDEEQRFLFLKDSIKNTNIHKLGISDNFTKFLKQNDYIYRFFLELASEKIEIKSIKDADTYEYFLEHLSILEEIRNNYLSILDKNSCVDRVNMSMHYKINKDFLKRFDSIELVFEGYFTKVEFDIIKAVSTFVNLDVKFYSNEYNQKSLEVFDFLNEKIELNYKYNISLSNKKIISKDEIKSKINSLEIKGFNSRINQIAYIKSSITKAIENGVNPSSIALVLPDESFASWLQLFDNEKYFNYAMGRNIKNYKLYQMAYAINSYLNEDEIKHTSNLKYLKIDKNIIDNTIKTLWNKVSTKENFELITNYIRENENNKEILEKYDEILYKLNILLFSNENNILVKDLYKIFLQKISKITLDDVNSGKITVLGLLETRAVSFDTIIICDFNENFIPKRSIKDKFLSTKIKSMANLPTSYDRESLQKYYYKRLIDSSSNVFISYVNSDTNQISRFANELFPNKITSERSDNLYKHILYFNHNITHFEEEIIQKVDLTKFEWSATSFKIFLECKRKFYLQYILKINEHTLSLKPKAFELGSIVHTILEKYYKDYDYDSSYKTIENLFTEFRSTNPFLALDLEIWKKKLYDFYLYDKKRLENRKVIELEKNFNITFDDIKIKGVIDRVDLYEDRYEVIDYKTSSSLKVDTFKNYEKSKDFQLEFYYLAMSEMYKTDKINAYYYDLANTKLIEEIALDNKLELLTKKFDDLKELSKNDINFSKCEEKSTCVYCPYTTICNR